The Acidobacteriota bacterium genome contains a region encoding:
- a CDS encoding HIT domain-containing protein, with product MDFLFSPWRYQYIREARSDGQQCVLCRELTSGDDAASLVVLRGAQCAIVLNRYPYTSGHMMILPYAHCATLTACGAAARGEMIELAARAERVLEQEYKAQGLNVGLNLGEAAGAGIAGHLHLHVVPRWRGDANFMTVVGETRVLPEDLSETYRRLRAAFAATPPSA from the coding sequence ATGGATTTCCTGTTTTCGCCTTGGAGGTATCAGTACATCCGGGAGGCACGCAGCGACGGGCAGCAATGCGTATTGTGCCGGGAGCTGACGAGCGGGGACGATGCGGCCAGCCTGGTCGTGCTGCGCGGCGCGCAGTGCGCTATCGTGCTGAACCGGTATCCCTATACCAGCGGACATATGATGATCCTGCCGTACGCCCACTGCGCCACGCTGACGGCATGCGGAGCGGCGGCGCGCGGAGAAATGATCGAGCTGGCGGCGCGGGCCGAGCGCGTGCTGGAGCAGGAATACAAGGCGCAGGGGCTGAACGTAGGACTGAACCTGGGTGAAGCGGCGGGGGCAGGCATTGCCGGGCATTTGCACCTGCATGTCGTTCCGCGCTGGCGCGGGGACGCCAATTTTATGACCGTGGTGGGGGAAACGCGGGTGCTGCCCGAGGATCTGAGCGAAACCTATCGGCGCTTACGCGCCGCGTTCGCTGCTACTCCTCCCAGCGCTTGA
- the fabF gene encoding beta-ketoacyl-[acyl-carrier-protein] synthase II, with protein sequence MNSRNRVVVTGVGLVSAVGLTSAQTWEGLLAARSGVAPITHFDASAYSCRFAAEVKAFDPFQFIEKKELKKMGLFIQFALAAAAEAMAGSGLKVDDALAPRVGVHIGSGIGGFDVIEREHANLLQFGPRRVSPFFIPATIVNLAAGHVSIRYNAKGPNSAACTACASGSHSLGDAIRLIQHGYADAMIAGGTEAAITPLSVAGFASMKALSTRNDDPEHASRPFDLTRDGFVIGEGSGILVLEELEFARRRGAKILAEAVGYGMSADAFHITMPEDSGDGAFRAMQQTLADAGVAPGQVDYINAHGTSTSYNDKFETMAIKRLFGEHAYKAAVSSTKSMTGHLLGGAGGLEAGISVLALQHQTVPPTANYQTPDPDCDLDYTPNHAKPRAIRYVLSNSFGFGGTNAALLFKRWEE encoded by the coding sequence CTGAACTCTAGAAATCGTGTGGTCGTTACCGGCGTCGGCCTCGTGTCGGCGGTGGGCCTGACCTCAGCCCAAACCTGGGAAGGCTTGCTGGCGGCGCGGAGTGGCGTTGCGCCCATTACCCATTTCGACGCGTCCGCCTATAGCTGCCGCTTCGCCGCCGAGGTGAAGGCGTTTGATCCCTTCCAGTTCATCGAGAAAAAAGAGCTCAAGAAGATGGGGCTCTTTATCCAATTTGCGCTGGCCGCGGCTGCCGAGGCGATGGCCGGCTCCGGGTTGAAAGTCGATGATGCGCTGGCGCCCCGCGTAGGCGTGCACATCGGCAGCGGCATCGGGGGATTCGATGTCATCGAACGCGAACATGCCAACCTGCTTCAGTTCGGCCCCCGCCGTGTCTCGCCGTTTTTTATTCCCGCCACCATCGTCAACTTGGCGGCGGGACACGTCTCCATCCGCTACAACGCCAAAGGTCCCAATTCCGCCGCCTGCACCGCCTGTGCCTCGGGCAGTCACTCCCTCGGCGACGCCATCCGGCTCATTCAGCACGGCTATGCCGACGCTATGATCGCCGGTGGCACGGAGGCAGCCATCACACCGCTGAGCGTCGCCGGCTTTGCCTCCATGAAGGCGCTCTCCACTCGCAACGACGACCCCGAGCACGCCAGCCGTCCCTTTGATCTCACCCGCGACGGTTTTGTGATTGGGGAGGGCAGTGGCATCCTGGTGCTCGAGGAACTCGAATTCGCGCGCCGCCGCGGCGCCAAAATTCTGGCCGAAGCCGTCGGCTATGGCATGTCGGCCGATGCCTTTCACATCACCATGCCCGAGGACTCCGGCGATGGCGCCTTCCGCGCCATGCAGCAGACACTCGCCGATGCCGGCGTCGCGCCCGGGCAGGTCGACTACATCAACGCCCACGGCACCTCGACATCCTACAACGACAAGTTCGAAACCATGGCGATCAAGCGCCTCTTCGGCGAGCACGCCTACAAGGCCGCCGTCAGCTCGACCAAGTCGATGACCGGCCATCTGCTCGGCGGCGCCGGCGGCCTTGAAGCCGGCATCAGCGTGCTCGCGCTCCAGCACCAGACCGTGCCACCCACGGCCAACTACCAAACCCCTGACCCCGACTGCGACCTCGACTACACCCCCAACCACGCCAAGCCGCGCGCCATCCGCTACGTCCTGTCGAACTCCTTCGGCTTCGGTGGCACCAACGCGGCGCTGTTGTTCAAGCGCTGGGAGGAGTAG
- a CDS encoding acyl carrier protein: MAGEIEEKVRQIVVEKLGVEPAEVTPNASFVEDLGADSLDLVELVMEFETAFEVQIPDEDTEKIRRVQDAIDYIKGKVGDKS; the protein is encoded by the coding sequence ATGGCTGGTGAGATCGAAGAAAAAGTCCGTCAAATCGTGGTGGAAAAACTCGGGGTCGAACCCGCCGAAGTCACTCCCAATGCCTCCTTCGTCGAGGACCTGGGCGCCGACTCACTCGACCTGGTCGAGCTGGTGATGGAGTTTGAGACCGCGTTCGAAGTACAAATCCCCGATGAGGACACAGAAAAGATCCGCCGCGTCCAGGACGCCATTGATTACATCAAAGGCAAAGTAGGGGATAAATCCTGA
- a CDS encoding threonylcarbamoyl-AMP synthase: MPRVLATDDPAAIPELLRLLAAGGIAAVPTDTLYGLAANALDAVAIGRVFALKGRDFHKPLPVVVRDAAQAATLATQLPPRFLELTAAFWPGPLTLVLPAAPHVPAALTAGTGTIAIRQPGLPFLMALLAATGFPLTATSANRSGAPSCRTAAEVIAQLGEDCPLVIDAGPSPSALPSTIVDLCGPAPRLIRAGAIATERLAAYLEFRV, from the coding sequence ATGCCTCGCGTTCTTGCCACCGACGATCCCGCCGCCATTCCCGAGCTGCTTCGGCTTCTCGCTGCCGGCGGCATCGCCGCCGTTCCCACCGACACCCTCTACGGTCTTGCCGCCAACGCGCTTGACGCCGTTGCCATCGGCCGCGTCTTCGCGCTCAAGGGCCGCGACTTCCACAAACCCCTTCCCGTCGTCGTGCGCGACGCGGCGCAGGCCGCCACGCTCGCCACGCAGCTTCCGCCCCGCTTCCTCGAGCTTACCGCCGCCTTCTGGCCCGGTCCGCTGACCCTGGTGCTTCCAGCTGCTCCCCACGTGCCCGCCGCGCTTACCGCCGGGACGGGAACCATTGCCATCCGGCAGCCCGGCCTCCCCTTTCTGATGGCGCTGCTCGCCGCCACCGGTTTCCCGCTGACCGCCACCAGCGCCAATCGCAGCGGCGCACCCTCCTGCCGCACCGCCGCCGAAGTGATCGCCCAACTCGGCGAAGACTGCCCTCTCGTGATTGATGCGGGCCCGTCGCCTTCCGCTCTTCCCTCTACCATCGTCGATCTCTGCGGCCCCGCACCGCGCCTCATCCGCGCCGGCGCCATCGCGACGGAACGTCTGGCAGCCTATCTCGAATTCCGTGTATGA
- a CDS encoding VWA domain-containing protein, whose translation MKTIPVVAVMLLLLAPLTRAQLLPQSQIAPVRAPQAAKKAKLPQVPTLVANVNLVNMVFSVEDLHGGFVPGLTKEDFRVQEDGKPQVIEFFSAENALPLTLGLLLDTSPSQSGVLTEEQRISDQFFHQVIRPKDLAYVIGFDIQVQLLQDLTAQSDRLAAAVNHAHIGGADASSVGVNPGDFPSQGPVGATHLWDAIVLACRDEMAQQVGRKAIIVVTDGGEQGSSYTNQDALRAALDSNTTVFAVMTVDRHFGVYGYDRGPGPGELKKISEQTGGRTINAGNNLAKAFAQLEAELRSQYSLGYHSNLPPSPGAFRTVHIELQGAAAQAHSGVRLRARSGYFAPGAPRVH comes from the coding sequence ATGAAGACAATTCCGGTCGTCGCCGTGATGTTGCTGCTGCTCGCGCCGCTGACGCGGGCGCAGCTCTTGCCGCAGTCGCAGATCGCGCCGGTGCGGGCGCCGCAGGCGGCGAAAAAAGCGAAGCTGCCGCAAGTGCCGACGCTGGTGGCGAACGTAAATCTGGTGAACATGGTTTTCAGCGTCGAGGATTTGCACGGCGGCTTTGTGCCTGGTTTGACGAAAGAAGATTTCCGCGTGCAGGAAGACGGCAAGCCGCAGGTGATCGAATTTTTCTCGGCAGAAAATGCATTGCCGCTCACGCTGGGACTGCTGCTCGACACCAGCCCCAGCCAGAGCGGCGTACTGACGGAAGAGCAGCGCATCAGCGATCAGTTTTTCCACCAGGTGATCCGGCCGAAGGACCTCGCCTACGTGATCGGCTTCGATATCCAGGTGCAGTTGCTGCAGGACTTGACGGCGCAGAGCGACCGCCTCGCCGCCGCCGTCAACCACGCCCACATCGGAGGCGCGGACGCCTCGAGCGTGGGCGTGAACCCGGGAGATTTTCCCAGCCAGGGGCCAGTGGGCGCAACGCATCTGTGGGATGCGATCGTGCTCGCCTGCCGCGACGAGATGGCGCAGCAGGTGGGGCGCAAAGCCATCATCGTGGTCACCGACGGCGGCGAGCAGGGCAGCAGCTACACGAACCAGGACGCCTTGCGGGCTGCGCTCGACAGCAATACCACCGTCTTCGCCGTCATGACCGTCGACCGTCACTTTGGCGTTTATGGCTACGACCGCGGCCCGGGCCCGGGCGAGTTGAAAAAGATTTCTGAGCAGACCGGCGGCCGCACCATCAACGCCGGCAACAACCTCGCCAAGGCCTTTGCGCAGCTCGAGGCGGAGTTGCGCAGCCAGTACTCGCTCGGCTACCACAGCAACCTGCCGCCCTCGCCGGGGGCGTTCCGCACGGTGCACATCGAACTGCAGGGAGCGGCAGCGCAGGCGCATAGCGGCGTACGCCTTCGCGCGCGCTCCGGCTACTTCGCGCCGGGCGCGCCGCGGGTGCACTGA
- a CDS encoding ribonuclease HII: protein MRCSSAFEKQAFAAGHRLVAGVDEVGRGALFGPVVAAAVILNPEDRIRGLNDSKLLDAPERERLDGHIRHRALAFAIAACDAGLIDCVNILQASRRAMLAAVQSLPLPPDFLLLDAVSLDSPLPQRPLIHGDALSISIAAASIIAKVYRDALMAHWDVIFPAYHLASNKGYGTPPHLAALARCGPSPLHRLSYAPVAACIPQRTLEPRNFSDSLPSPI from the coding sequence ATGCGCTGCAGCAGCGCATTCGAAAAGCAAGCGTTCGCCGCAGGCCATCGTCTAGTGGCCGGCGTCGACGAAGTCGGCCGCGGCGCCCTCTTCGGACCGGTGGTTGCCGCTGCCGTCATCCTCAACCCGGAAGACCGCATCCGCGGCCTCAACGATTCCAAACTTCTCGACGCGCCGGAGCGCGAGCGCCTCGACGGCCATATCCGCCACCGTGCGCTGGCGTTCGCCATCGCGGCCTGTGATGCTGGTCTCATCGACTGCGTCAACATCCTCCAGGCCTCGCGCCGCGCCATGCTCGCCGCCGTGCAATCACTTCCGCTTCCTCCCGACTTCCTTCTGCTCGACGCTGTCTCGCTCGACTCCCCCCTCCCCCAGCGCCCTCTGATCCACGGCGACGCCCTTTCGATCTCGATTGCCGCCGCCTCCATCATCGCCAAGGTCTACCGCGATGCTCTCATGGCGCACTGGGATGTCATCTTCCCGGCCTACCATCTCGCCAGCAACAAAGGCTACGGCACCCCGCCCCACCTCGCCGCCCTCGCCCGCTGCGGCCCGTCTCCCCTTCACCGCCTCTCCTACGCCCCCGTCGCCGCCTGCATCCCCCAGCGAACACTCGAACCCCGAAACTTTTCTGACTCCCTTCCCTCACCCATCTGA
- a CDS encoding 50S ribosomal protein L19, protein MSLKPALQKFVDQQAGTALPPFHPGDTVRVHVKIIEGDKERVQAFEGVCIARNDRSARRSFTVRKISFGQGVERIFPVNARVIDKVEVVRSGRVRRAKLYYLRGLRGKAARLREITETTAAKA, encoded by the coding sequence ATGAGCCTTAAACCCGCCCTTCAAAAGTTTGTCGATCAGCAGGCCGGAACGGCCCTGCCGCCGTTCCACCCCGGCGATACCGTCCGCGTGCACGTGAAAATCATTGAAGGCGATAAGGAGCGCGTCCAGGCCTTCGAGGGCGTCTGCATCGCCCGCAACGACCGCAGTGCGCGCCGTTCCTTTACCGTCCGCAAGATCTCCTTTGGCCAGGGGGTCGAGCGCATTTTCCCGGTGAATGCGCGCGTGATCGACAAGGTCGAGGTGGTGCGGAGCGGCCGCGTCCGCCGTGCCAAGCTCTACTACCTGCGCGGCCTGCGCGGCAAAGCCGCCCGCCTGCGCGAGATCACCGAAACCACCGCCGCCAAAGCGTAG
- the trmD gene encoding tRNA (guanosine(37)-N1)-methyltransferase TrmD: MKFDLITIFPDFFRGPLDHGVVARARTAGIIDIAVHNLRDWAPPPHRITDDRPFGGGEGMVMKPEPIYACLASLLGREPGPAADSDSTRVALLSAQGRRFHQADARGFASLDRLILICGRYEGVDERVAAHMIDEEISIGDFVLSGGELAAALVLDATARLLPGVLGDEQSSINESFTDPTALDCPHYTRPVDFRGWQVPEVLRSGHHADIAAWRRAQAQAKARRLRPDLSVRPLS; this comes from the coding sequence ATGAAGTTTGACCTGATCACGATTTTTCCGGACTTCTTCCGCGGCCCTTTGGATCACGGCGTCGTCGCCCGTGCCCGCACCGCCGGCATCATCGATATCGCCGTCCACAACCTGCGCGACTGGGCGCCGCCGCCGCATCGCATCACCGACGACCGCCCCTTTGGCGGCGGCGAGGGCATGGTGATGAAGCCCGAGCCAATCTATGCCTGTCTTGCGTCGCTGCTCGGCCGCGAGCCCGGCCCCGCAGCCGATTCGGACTCCACGCGGGTCGCTCTCCTTTCCGCGCAAGGCCGCCGCTTCCATCAGGCGGATGCCCGCGGTTTCGCCTCGCTCGATCGCCTCATCCTGATCTGTGGCCGCTATGAAGGCGTCGACGAGCGCGTGGCTGCACATATGATCGATGAGGAAATTTCCATCGGCGATTTCGTGCTTTCGGGTGGCGAACTGGCCGCGGCCCTGGTGCTCGATGCCACGGCGCGCCTGCTCCCCGGCGTCCTCGGGGACGAACAATCGTCCATCAACGAATCCTTCACCGATCCCACCGCGCTCGATTGCCCTCACTACACCCGCCCCGTCGATTTCCGCGGCTGGCAAGTCCCCGAAGTCCTCCGTTCCGGCCACCACGCCGACATTGCTGCCTGGCGCCGCGCGCAAGCCCAGGCCAAAGCCCGCCGCCTCCGCCCCGACCTTTCGGTCCGCCCCCTCTCTTAG
- the rimM gene encoding 16S rRNA processing protein RimM: MTAVPSDWITLARVVKTQGRKGELALDVLSDIPHRFDSLERVFLLSRSGTRQPVTITRRWPHKGWLILAFAEISDLNAAEPWVGAEVQLPRSERAPAPEGRLHTEDLIGCRVFDGNRLLGVLQAIEPVPGAADLLHVEDATGREVLIPFAAAYVRELAIPAGAIHLTLPDGLLDIE, encoded by the coding sequence ATGACGGCCGTCCCGTCTGACTGGATCACGCTCGCCCGTGTCGTCAAAACGCAGGGTCGCAAGGGCGAGCTTGCCCTCGACGTTCTCTCGGACATTCCCCACCGCTTCGACTCGCTGGAGCGTGTCTTTCTGCTCAGCCGCTCCGGCACGCGCCAACCCGTGACCATCACCCGCCGCTGGCCGCACAAAGGCTGGCTCATCCTCGCTTTTGCCGAAATCTCCGATCTCAACGCTGCCGAGCCGTGGGTCGGCGCCGAGGTGCAGCTTCCGCGCTCCGAGCGTGCTCCCGCCCCGGAAGGCCGCCTGCACACTGAAGATCTCATCGGTTGCCGCGTCTTTGATGGCAACCGCCTGCTCGGCGTCCTGCAAGCCATCGAACCCGTCCCCGGCGCTGCTGACCTCCTCCACGTCGAGGACGCCACGGGCAGGGAAGTGCTCATCCCCTTTGCCGCTGCCTACGTCCGCGAACTGGCCATCCCCGCCGGCGCCATCCACCTCACTCTGCCGGACGGCCTCCTCGATATTGAATGA
- a CDS encoding KH domain-containing protein produces MESLLNFLVRGLVQYPEQVQVLAVPRRPGSGEHGAPNWELRVAPEDFPRVVGRGGRTARALRALLEGSYHAVGGGGYERPGLNIMDPEDDGRPV; encoded by the coding sequence ATGGAATCCCTCCTCAATTTCCTCGTGCGCGGCCTCGTCCAGTATCCCGAGCAGGTGCAGGTGCTCGCCGTGCCGCGCCGTCCCGGCTCGGGCGAGCATGGCGCGCCCAACTGGGAGTTGCGCGTTGCCCCGGAGGACTTCCCGCGCGTGGTCGGCCGCGGCGGCCGGACCGCGCGTGCCCTGCGCGCCCTGCTCGAGGGCAGCTACCACGCCGTGGGCGGCGGCGGTTACGAGCGCCCCGGACTCAACATTATGGATCCCGAGGATGACGGCCGTCCCGTCTGA
- the rpsP gene encoding 30S ribosomal protein S16, whose amino-acid sequence MLAIRLARQGTSKKPFYRVLLLEKSSARNGRSLEILGTYNPVPNPALIDLNVERIEYWRSHGAQVSDTVANLLRRVKERATAAPAA is encoded by the coding sequence GTGCTAGCCATCCGCCTCGCCCGTCAGGGCACCAGCAAAAAGCCGTTTTATCGCGTCCTGTTGCTTGAAAAAAGCTCTGCCCGCAACGGCCGCTCCCTCGAAATTCTGGGCACCTACAACCCCGTGCCCAACCCGGCGCTGATCGATCTGAATGTCGAGCGCATCGAGTACTGGCGCTCCCATGGCGCCCAGGTCTCCGACACCGTCGCCAATCTCCTCCGTCGCGTCAAAGAACGCGCCACGGCTGCGCCGGCGGCGTAG
- a CDS encoding signal recognition particle protein translates to MFESLSDKLQRVFKTLRGEGRLSEANIAEPLNEIRLALLEADVSESVADEMLAAIRERALGQEVLSSLSPAEQVVKILRDELLEVLGGEAKLNLKSNRPPAVVLMAGLQGSGKTTSSAKLARFLRQQGHRPILVSVDVYRPAAREQLALLAEQIPAPLFAGKEVVAEGAEPAHHDQSTGWVLDLAKGARREAVRQGCDVLIVDTAGRLHIDEDLMGEMRQLKALLTPQEILFVADAMTGQDAVRSARAFHDQLALTGVILTKMDGDSRGGAALSIRRVTGQPIKFMGTSERLDGLEIFHPDRIASRILGMGDILSLIERAEATVDRRQAMELEKRMRTDSFTLADFRDQLKQVRKLGSMESLIKMLPRVGPFQQLHKASAQIDESQITRVEAIINSMTQQERLHHQVLNGGRRKRIARGAGVTVQDVNQVLKQYVQMRKMFKSVSASSFLTKKLMGANLPGLPEKEA, encoded by the coding sequence ATGTTCGAGTCCCTGTCCGACAAATTGCAGCGCGTCTTCAAGACGCTGCGTGGCGAAGGCCGCCTGAGCGAGGCCAACATTGCCGAGCCGCTGAACGAGATCCGTCTCGCCCTGCTCGAAGCTGATGTCAGCGAGAGTGTGGCGGATGAGATGCTGGCGGCCATTCGCGAGCGGGCTTTGGGTCAGGAAGTGCTCAGCTCGCTCTCCCCCGCCGAGCAGGTGGTCAAAATTCTGCGCGATGAGCTGCTGGAAGTCCTGGGCGGCGAGGCCAAACTCAATCTCAAGTCCAATCGGCCGCCGGCGGTAGTGCTTATGGCCGGACTGCAAGGGTCCGGCAAAACCACTTCCAGTGCCAAACTGGCGCGCTTCCTGCGACAGCAAGGCCACCGGCCCATTCTGGTTTCGGTGGACGTTTACCGTCCGGCCGCGCGCGAGCAGTTGGCGCTGCTGGCGGAGCAAATCCCGGCGCCGCTGTTTGCCGGCAAAGAGGTGGTTGCCGAGGGCGCCGAACCGGCCCATCACGATCAGTCCACGGGGTGGGTGCTCGATTTAGCCAAGGGCGCGCGCCGCGAGGCCGTCCGGCAGGGCTGCGACGTGCTTATCGTCGACACCGCCGGCCGCCTGCACATTGACGAGGATCTGATGGGCGAGATGCGGCAGCTCAAGGCGCTGCTCACGCCCCAGGAAATCCTCTTCGTGGCCGACGCCATGACCGGTCAGGATGCCGTACGTTCCGCCCGCGCCTTTCACGATCAGCTCGCGCTCACCGGCGTCATTCTGACCAAAATGGATGGCGACAGCCGCGGCGGCGCCGCCCTGTCCATTCGCCGCGTGACCGGCCAGCCCATCAAATTCATGGGCACCAGCGAGCGCCTCGACGGCCTTGAAATTTTTCACCCCGACCGCATCGCCAGCCGCATCCTCGGCATGGGCGACATCCTGAGCCTGATCGAGCGCGCCGAGGCCACCGTCGACCGCCGCCAGGCGATGGAGCTGGAAAAGCGCATGCGCACCGACAGCTTCACCCTGGCCGACTTCCGCGACCAGCTCAAGCAGGTGCGCAAGCTGGGCTCGATGGAAAGCCTCATCAAGATGCTGCCCCGCGTCGGCCCCTTTCAGCAGTTGCATAAAGCTTCCGCTCAGATCGATGAATCGCAGATCACGCGCGTCGAGGCCATCATCAATTCCATGACCCAGCAGGAGCGCCTGCATCATCAGGTACTCAACGGCGGCCGCCGCAAGCGCATCGCCCGCGGCGCCGGCGTTACCGTTCAGGACGTGAATCAAGTGCTGAAGCAGTACGTCCAGATGCGTAAAATGTTCAAATCCGTTTCCGCGTCCTCGTTCCTCACCAAGAAACTGATGGGCGCCAACCTTCCCGGCTTACCGGAAAAAGAAGCCTGA
- a CDS encoding sodium-translocating pyrophosphatase produces the protein MIYKRLHLPNPSRWLVGLCVPALAGLAAAQAPGTASANSDALLVVPNLHQGLFLGHSGAAVLGWSLIICALGLLFGLVTYARLRDLPVHAAMRQVSELIWETCKTYLITQGKFLAALEALIAIVILIYFGYFDNMGAAKVATIFGFSVLGILGSYAIAWYGIRVNTFANSRTAFASLKGEPYSVYAIPLRSGMSIGMVLISLELAIMLCILLFIPGSYAGPCFIGFAIGESLGAAVLRVAGGIFTKIADIGADLMKIVFGVKEDDARNPGVIADCAGDNAGDSVGPSADGFETYGVTAVALITFIVLAVKDTLVQVQLLVWVFSLGAVMLLAAGIAYFVNQAIAKARYQHRAHFNFESPLTSLVWISAICSIIATYVVSYFLVPVIAGNHSLWWELATVVSCGTLAGAVIPEVVKVFTSTDSGHVREVVTSSEEGGSSLNILSGMVAGSFSAFWLGFIILGLMALGYWVSTGGLSAPGLMEAPAVFAFGLVAFGFLSMGPVTVAVDSYGPVADNAQSVYELSLIEQIPDIERELESKYGFRPDFALAKKNLEENDGAGNTFKATAKPVLIGTAVVGVTTLIFSIVMALTHGLTVNLDKLSILYPPFLLGLLGGGAVIYWFTGAATQAVTTGAYRAVEFIKNNMQLDGTAKASTEDSKKVVAICTRYAQKGLVNIFIAVFFAALAFAFAEPFLFIGYLIAIAFFGLYQAIFMANAGGAWDNAKKIVETEMEKKGTPLHAATIVGDTVGDPFKDTSSVALNPIIKFTTLFGLLAVELAVSLTGREGTALGRWLAGLFFLIMLVFVWRSFYTMRIERSAKTAEEPEQPELEVTQ, from the coding sequence CTGATCTATAAAAGGCTTCATCTGCCCAATCCGAGCAGGTGGCTCGTAGGGCTATGTGTACCGGCGCTGGCGGGGCTGGCGGCAGCGCAAGCGCCGGGAACAGCCAGCGCAAACAGTGATGCGCTTCTGGTGGTACCGAACCTGCATCAGGGATTGTTCCTGGGCCACAGCGGCGCCGCCGTTCTGGGCTGGAGCCTGATCATCTGCGCGCTGGGGCTGCTGTTCGGGCTGGTAACCTACGCGCGGCTGCGGGATTTGCCCGTGCATGCGGCGATGCGGCAGGTTTCGGAACTGATCTGGGAGACGTGCAAGACCTATCTGATCACGCAGGGAAAGTTCCTGGCGGCGCTCGAAGCCCTGATCGCCATCGTCATTCTGATCTACTTTGGCTACTTCGATAACATGGGCGCGGCCAAAGTCGCCACGATTTTCGGCTTTAGCGTGCTGGGCATTCTGGGGAGTTATGCCATTGCCTGGTATGGCATCCGCGTCAACACATTTGCCAACAGCCGCACCGCGTTCGCCAGCCTGAAGGGCGAGCCGTACTCGGTCTACGCGATTCCGCTGCGCTCGGGGATGAGTATCGGAATGGTGCTGATCTCGCTCGAGCTGGCAATCATGCTCTGTATTCTGCTGTTCATCCCCGGCAGCTACGCCGGGCCGTGCTTCATCGGGTTTGCGATTGGGGAATCGCTGGGGGCGGCGGTGCTGCGTGTGGCGGGCGGGATTTTCACCAAAATTGCCGATATCGGCGCCGACCTGATGAAGATCGTCTTTGGCGTGAAGGAAGACGATGCGCGCAACCCGGGCGTGATTGCCGACTGCGCCGGCGATAACGCCGGCGATTCAGTGGGGCCGTCGGCGGACGGGTTTGAGACCTACGGCGTGACAGCAGTAGCGTTGATCACCTTCATCGTGCTGGCCGTGAAAGACACGCTGGTGCAAGTGCAATTGCTGGTGTGGGTGTTCTCGCTGGGCGCGGTCATGCTGCTGGCAGCGGGCATCGCGTACTTCGTGAATCAGGCGATCGCCAAGGCCAGGTACCAGCACCGCGCCCACTTCAATTTTGAAAGTCCGCTGACGTCACTGGTGTGGATCAGCGCGATTTGCTCGATCATCGCCACCTATGTCGTTTCCTATTTTCTGGTGCCAGTGATTGCCGGCAACCACAGCTTGTGGTGGGAACTGGCGACAGTCGTAAGCTGCGGCACCCTGGCTGGCGCAGTGATTCCGGAAGTGGTGAAGGTGTTTACTTCAACGGATTCAGGGCACGTGCGCGAGGTCGTGACCTCGTCAGAAGAGGGCGGCAGCTCGCTGAATATTCTGTCGGGCATGGTGGCGGGCAGTTTCAGCGCCTTCTGGCTGGGGTTCATCATATTGGGACTGATGGCGCTGGGCTACTGGGTGTCGACGGGCGGACTCTCGGCGCCGGGGTTAATGGAGGCGCCGGCGGTATTTGCCTTTGGGCTGGTGGCGTTCGGGTTTCTGAGCATGGGCCCGGTGACGGTCGCGGTGGATTCCTACGGCCCGGTCGCCGACAACGCCCAGTCGGTATACGAGCTCTCGCTGATCGAACAGATCCCGGACATTGAGCGCGAACTGGAGTCGAAATACGGCTTCCGGCCCGACTTCGCGCTGGCCAAGAAGAATCTGGAAGAAAACGACGGCGCCGGCAACACCTTCAAGGCGACAGCCAAACCGGTGCTGATCGGCACCGCGGTGGTGGGCGTCACGACGCTGATATTTTCCATCGTCATGGCGCTGACGCACGGTCTGACGGTGAACCTGGACAAGCTGTCGATTCTGTATCCGCCGTTCCTGCTGGGGCTGCTGGGCGGCGGCGCAGTGATTTACTGGTTCACCGGCGCCGCCACGCAAGCGGTCACCACTGGCGCCTACCGCGCGGTCGAGTTCATCAAGAACAACATGCAACTGGACGGGACCGCCAAGGCGTCGACGGAAGACAGCAAGAAAGTCGTCGCGATCTGCACCCGCTATGCGCAGAAGGGGCTGGTGAACATCTTTATCGCGGTGTTCTTTGCGGCGCTGGCCTTCGCCTTCGCCGAGCCGTTCCTGTTCATCGGCTACCTGATAGCGATCGCCTTTTTCGGCCTCTATCAGGCCATTTTCATGGCCAACGCGGGCGGCGCCTGGGACAACGCCAAAAAGATCGTCGAGACCGAGATGGAGAAAAAAGGGACGCCGCTGCATGCGGCCACCATCGTCGGCGATACCGTCGGCGATCCCTTCAAAGACACCTCATCCGTCGCTCTGAATCCCATCATCAAGTTCACCACGTTGTTTGGATTGCTGGCGGTCGAGCTGGCCGTATCGCTCACCGGGCGCGAAGGCACCGCGCTCGGGCGCTGGCTGGCGGGATTGTTCTTCCTCATCATGCTGGTGTTCGTGTGGCGATCGTTCTACACGATGCGCATCGAACGCAGCGCAAAAACGGCAGAGGAGCCGGAACAACCCGAGCTGGAAGTTACGCAATAG